One window of the Solanum stenotomum isolate F172 chromosome 11, ASM1918654v1, whole genome shotgun sequence genome contains the following:
- the LOC125845011 gene encoding G-type lectin S-receptor-like serine/threonine-protein kinase LECRK3 — MAVLLWLLILSAFHAVALAQQRQLNITLGSSLTPTTNSSWFSSSRHFAFGFYEQTNGYAVGIYIVGMPNKTAVWTANRNSSVVPSNAVLLLTNDGRLIVQVGNQEISAINPSRAIASASMLDTGNFLLYDSDRNVIWQSFDNPTNTLLPGQHLSAGQELFSSASEADDSFGIFRLKMQHDGNLVQYPVDTEDSPPYAYYSAGTGGLNVSLNLDDDGFLYLLNSTKSLKNLTKGGYRRERTIIYMMKIDADGIFRVYSHSLNQQGSSTIWSSTDDRCDPKGFCGFNGFCTNIDAQAKCFCLPGFNFVMPGNWSAGCERNFTAETCQSKENTSKYYDMRTVENTVWEDSTYVVLGGTTKEDCEQACLQDCNCEAALFNDRECRKQKLPLRYARRDLRNSNLALVKVGINVLANKELPDQKVEETKGKKLRIDILIATITSTVFALLVLGISGFLIHRIHVWTCRKIQESRSVQLCEDVAPRAFSYAELEQATSGFKEALGRGAFGTVFKGILAEGQKVIAVKRLDKELVEGETEFQTEIKIIGKTHHRNLVCLLGYCLEGSRRLLVYEYMTNGSLADVLFKPEKQPTWEERCGFARDIARGLLYLHDECETQIIHCDIKPQNILMDDQFCAKISDFGMAKLLKKDQTRTYTGIRGTRGYVAPEWHRNLPVTVKADVYSFGVVLLELICRRKCVDMSLDENEAILEYWVYNCFDAGELDKLVGDEEVDRRQFERMVKISIWCIQEEPSLRPSMKKVLLMLEGTVEIPVPPSPYSFLSAI; from the coding sequence aTGGCTGTTTTGCTATGGTTATTAATATTATCTGCATTTCATGCGGTAGCACTAGCACAACAAAGGCAGTTGAATATAACTCTTGGCTCTTCTCTAACACCTACTACCAATTCATCATGGTTTTCATCATCCAGGCACTTTGCCTTTGGGTTTTATGAACAAACCAATGGCTATGCTGTTGGAATCTACATCGTCGGTATGCCTAACAAGACAGCAGTGTGGACAGCAAATAGGAACAGTTCTGTTGTTCCGAGCAACGCTGTCTTGCTCTTAACTAATGATGGAAGGCTCATTGTACAAGTAGGAAACCAGGAAATCTCTGCCATCAATCCCTCTCGAGCCATTGCTTCAGCTTCCATGCTGGACACTGGAAACTTTTTGCTCTATGATTCAGATCGCAATGTCATTTGGCAAAGTTTTGACAATCCAACAAACACACTTTTACCTGGTCAGCATCTATCAGCTGGACAAGAGCTGTTCTCGAGTGCCTCGGAAGCAGATGATTCATTCGGGATTTTCCGTCTCAAAATGCAACATGATGGGAACCTTGTTCAGTACCCTGTCGATACAGAAGATAGTCCCCCATATGCTTACTACTCAGCAGGCACCGGTGGATTAAATGTTTCACTGAATCTTGATGATGACGGCTTCCTCTACTTGCTCAATTCCACTAAAAGTCTAAAAAATCTAACCAAAGGAGGCTACCGTAGAGAAAGGACCATCATCTATATGATGAAAATTGATGCTGATGGTATTTTTCGAGTTTATTCACATTCTCTGAACCAACAGGGCAGCTCCACGATATGGTCATCAACAGATGATAGGTGTGATCCAAAAGGCTTTTGTGGGTTTAATGGTTTTTGCACCAATATAGATGCTCAAGCTAAATGTTTTTGTCTTCCTGGATTTAATTTTGTAATGCCAGGAAATTGGAGCGCAGGCTGTGAAAGGAATTTCACCGCAGAAACCTGTCAGTCAAAGGAAAACACTTCCAAATACTATGACATGAGAACAGTTGAAAACACAGTATGGGAAGATAGTACTTATGTTGTTTTGGGCGGAACGACCAAGGAAGATTGTGAACAAGCCTGTCTACAGGATTGCAACTGTGAGGCTGCTCTGTTCAATGACAGAGAATGTAGAAAGCAAAAGCTGCCTCTGAGGTATGCAAGGAGAGACCTGCGTAATTCTAATCTTGCATTGGTCAAGGTGGGCATTAATGTGTTAGCTAACAAAGAGCTGCCTGATCAGAAGGTTGAAGAAACAAAAGGCAAAAAGCTAAGGATAGACATCCTAATTGCCACCATTACATCGACTGTTTTTGCTTTGTTGGTGTTAGGCATCTCTGGATTTCTCATTCACAGAATTCATGTCTGGACTTGCAGAAAAATCCAGGAGAGTAGAAGTGTTCAGTTATGTGAGGATGTTGCTCCACGAGCATTTTCCTATGCAGAACTAGAGCAGGCAACCAGTGGCTTCAAAGAAGCGTTAGGGAGGGGAGCATTTGGAACAGTATTTAAAGGGATTTTGGCAGAAGGCCAGAAAGTGATAGCTGTTAAGAGACTAGACAAAGAATTGGTAGAAGGGGAAACAGAGTtccaaactgaaataaaaatCATTGGAAAGACACATCACCGAAATCTAGTCTGCCTCCTTGGTTATTGCCTGGAGGGATCAAGAAGGCTTCTGGTGTATGAGTACATGACCAATGGGTCACTCGCGGACGTACTTTTCAAACCAGAAAAACAGCCCACGTGGGAGGAAAGGTGTGGCTTTGCTCGAGATATTGCAAGGGGCCTCCTATATTTGCATGACGAGTGTGAAACACAAATCATCCATTGTGATATTAAGCCTCAGAACATACTCATGGATGATCAGTTCTGTGCAAAAATATCTGACTTTGGAATGGCCAAGCTCTTAAAGAAAGACCAAACAAGAACCTACACAGGGATAAGAGGGACCAGAGGCTATGTTGCACCAGAATGGCACCGAAATCTGCCAGTCACTGTGAAAGCAGACGTTTACAGTTTTGGTGTTGTCCTATTGGAATTGATTTGCAGGCGGAAGTGTGTTGATATGAGCCTCGATGAAAACGAGGCAATTCTTGAATACTGGGTTTACAATTGCTTTGATGCAGGAGAGCTAGATAAACTAGTCGGGGACGAGGAAGTTGATAGAAGACAATTCGAGAGAATGGTGAAAATAAGCATTTGGTGCATTCAAGAGGAACCATCACTTCGCCCTTCAATGAAGAAAGTTCTACTGATGCTGGAAGGAACAGTAGAAATTCCAGTGCCTCCTAGTCCTTATTCTTTTCTAAGTGCCATATAA
- the LOC125845012 gene encoding F-box/LRR-repeat protein At4g14096-like — MDKTSAELPTEILHQILSLLPNKTAARTALLSKSWLKACSTKPHLCFDISDPIEYRAHEFLRIVDNTLERYHRDNNLPISSFELCISFYDHIYCDGLVDKWLDIITDKRASKVSLFVKSKAKEYCERYNLFVHNIFKMKFIQHLELNHCQILLAKRKALFYDDKIKCDNLKNITLCYVTISQLALESLISCCPQIEKVSIQYCVGFNSIRVSKTLPKLVCFSIFCCPIVEVEIVDAPKLLSFEYVNKGDSVPYLSSDNLHICLRIIEIGTCQNLRRVEFVKVTVEYWDLFKIIQKLHSVKELILHYCRYLRKIKISSSTLEVCSIVQCDLVEEAIFDTPKLLSLAFSDQDRLPSLSFERAPSQCRVSINIDILWDVQHLMNLRRFLVELGDQVVDLTLSTFSKSLILPRGVYHLPTLEVEHLELSYSDITTATYSSYNYDVIFAICMPKILTLQCDKKLKKFLRQQWLKKRENRFIKCTWKKYLINAEIEYKKRNGDDWMTLDRKILIADPHIIEEIYTIRFKQIQRNEKNKYSYIPRCIPRWLVH, encoded by the exons ATGGACAAAACTTCAGCAGAGTTACCAACAGAAATCCTTCATCAAATACTCTCGCTTCTCCCAAATAAAACTGCTGCTCGAACTGCATTGTTGTCCAAATCATGGCTTAAAGCATGCTCTACGAAACCCCATCTCTGTTTCGATATATCTGATCCCATAGAATATCGAGCTCATGAATTCCTGAGAATTGTAGATAATACTTTGGAAAGGTATCACCGCGATAATAATCTACCTATTTCATCTTTTGAGCTTTGCATCTCCTTTTATGATCACATTTATTGTGATGGTCTAGTTGATAAATGGTTAGATATTATAACAGATAAAAGAGCTTCAAAGGTTTCACTTTTTGTGAAAAGCAAAGCTAAAGAATATTGTGAAAGATATAATTTGTTTGTTCATAACATATTTAAGATGAAATTCATACAACATTTGGAGTTAAATCATTGCCAAATATTACTAGCGAAACGAAAAGCACTCTTTTATGATGATAAAATTAAGTGTGATAACCTGAAAAACATAACCTTGTGTTATGTTACCATTTCTCAATTAGCACTTGAAAGCCTGATTTCATGTTGCCCTCAGATTGAGAAGGTATCAATACAATACTGTGTCGGGTTCAATAGCATTCGTGTTTCAAAAACTCTTCCTAAACTTGTGTGTTTTAGTATCTTTTGCTGCCCAATTGTGGAAGTTGAAATTGTTGATGCACCAAAACTGCTATCTTTCGAATATGTGAACAAAGGTGATTCCGTGCCTTATTTATCTAGTGATAATCTTCACATATGTTTGCGAATAATAGAGATTGGTACTTGTCAAAATCTCAGAAGGGTAGAATTTGTGAAGGTCACAGTTGAGTATTGGGATCTCTTCAAGATTATACAAAAATTACACTCCGTGAAGGAGTTAATTTTACACTACTGTAGgtacttgagaaaaataaaaatctcaagTTCAACACTCGAGGTTTGTAGCATAGTTCAGTGTGATTTAGTAGAGGAAGCCATTTTTGATACGCCCAAATTACTCTCCTTAGCCTTCTCCGATCAAGATAGACTACCTTCTTTATCTTTTGAAAGGGCTCCAAGCCAATGCAGAGTTTCCATAAACATTGACATTTTATGGGACGTTCAGCACCTCATGAACTTACGGAGATTTCTAGTTGAGTTGGGTGATCAAGTTGTAGATTTGACGTTGTCTACATTCTCTAAAAGCTTGATTTTACCAAGAGGAGTGTATCATCTTCCCACACTTGAAGTTGAGCATTTGGAACTATCTTATAGTGATATTACAACCGCGACATATTCATCTTATAACTATGATGTCATCTTCGCAATTTGTATGCCCAAGATTTTAACGTTACAGTGTGACaagaaacttaaaaagtttctaCGTCAACAATGgttgaagaagagagaaaatagATTTATCAAATGTACTTGGAAAAAGTATCTCATAAATGCTGAGATAGAGTACAAGAAAAGGAACGGAGACGATTGGATGACCCTTGATAGGAAGATACTGATAGCTGACCCGCATATTATTGAAGAGATCTATACAATCCGCTTCAAGCAAAttcaaagaaatgaaaaaaataagtattCATATATTCCAAG ATGTATTCCGAGATGGTTAGTTCATTGA